Within Butyrivibrio fibrisolvens, the genomic segment TACGCATGGAGTAATTCCTCCAACATATGAATCTCATCAATAGCTGATCTCATCAGTTCTATCTTCTCTAATGTCTCCTCGTCAGTTACCGATCCCATGAAACTCATACTATCTGCGGACACTGGCTCTCCTGATACAGTAAGTAACTCGTCAGTTGTAGTTCCTATTACTGACGCTATCTTTGCGAGTTCATTTACGTTGATAGCCTTACTGCCCTTAATTATTTTATTCATAACCTGCTTGGAAATACCAAGTGCATCTGCAAGACTTTGTTGAGTCATGCCTTTTCTTTCTATTTTATCCAATATATTGGCGCCAACCTGCGCAAAATCTGTTGCATACATGGTGCATCCTCCATTTTGACCCTATAAAATCTCTCTGTTTTTACAACTTAAGAATATAATAAAACGGGCATTCGGTCAACAATTTGTTTACCGGATGCCAGTTGTCATCTCTTAATTATTGACAGCGCTTATTATATCACCATATCCTGATATATCAAAAAAATACCTATGCTATCAAAATCTCCATCAATTCATCATCAAGATACTCATTCAATATCCCCTCAGCATCCAATTCCCCGAATCCTCCATAGAACTCCTCTGCCACCATAGCCGCAATCAGGATACCTTCTGCCTATCCTGACCATAGTATCAGTCAGGTCTAGTCCTTCTACAATAGCCTTCTTAATAGCCAGCGTCATAACTGTATCATCTGTGAATCCCATTGGAAGACCGCTAATAAGCGGCACATTCTTCCAATCAAGATCCAATTGCCTGTCAAATTCGTACTGAGAACCAAGGATATCTCCAAGCACTGCACCTTTTACTGCCATCGCTATTACCTCCTTGCCTTTCTGCCATTGCCACGTCTCTGATAATCTGCGTTTATCTCCTCGTCCCAATCACTATTATCAAGACAGCCTTCAACCTCACACAAACTATCAGCCATCATTACTGAGCAAACTGCCTTAGAAACACCTGCGTACACATTGGCTGTACCTATATCATCACACACATAGTTAACAGCCCTGTCCCTGCGAATACCATACTTCTGAGCCTCTGCATATGCGTCAATATTGGCACCGATGAAGATGAACTCCCAGCCGTATTTCTTTTGCTGACGCTTAACCATCTTCTCTATCTTGTCACGGGAATACTTGCAGCTTGCATTCTCCATACCGTCCGTAGTGATAACTACGATAGTCTTCTCCGGCCTGTCCTCTTCCCTGGCATATTTGTGCACGTTACCGATATGATGAATAGCGCCGCCCACTGCATCAAGAAGAGCTGTACAGCCCCTAACGTAGTACTGCTTGTCCGTCATCTTCTCAACCTTTTCAATAGGAACTCTGTCATGGATTACTTCACATACATCATCAAAAAGCACTGTCGAAACAACAGCCTTCTCCCCAGTCTTCTTCTGCTGCTCCATCATGGAATTGAAACCGCCGATTGTATCTGATTCAAGACCACCCATAGAACCTGATCTATCCAAAATATAAATAATCTCTGTATATCCTTTACTCATAATTTCTTTACCTCCTGGCATCTATACCACCTCCCTGCAGTGAGGCGTTCGTTATCTGATGATCATATGATACCAATTGGCCATAGAAAAAAGGTCAACCCGAAGGCGACCTTATAATCATCCATTTGACAGCGGGTCTAAGCCGTAATCAAACAGTACAATATCTATTTTTAATACATTGTAGTCCTCATGCTCTATGAAATATTCCACCACAGCATCTGTCTGGGATATAGGCGATAAAGCGTAGCCTGCCAGCTTGAGGAGATCCACAGTCTCATCCATATTGAGACGAAGCCCCACGGCCAGTGCCAAGACCTTTTCTTTAGAAGGCTTAACCTGTCCTTTTAATAATTTGGAAAAATACTGTTTCGATATATTCGCAGCTGCGTATACCTCCGAATTCTTGAGACCTTTTTTGTTGATCATCTTCTGTAAGTGCTTCTCAAAAGAATCCTTGTATATACCTTTAAGAACATCATCCAAGGATTTTAACGGCTTAACTTTCTTGTCAAAAGAATCGTCAAGCTCCCGCGGCGAAAATCCTCGACGAGCACTAACAGATGAAGCCCGAAAAACCTCACCACTATAGTCCAGATCCTTATCAGCCTCTTCTGAATCTAAACTTCCAAGATCTCTATCAGAATAATCATCGAATTCCTCAGGAAGGCCTTCATATCTGTACTCATCAGAAAGAGCACTGCCTACATAATCATCATCAATGAAGCTTATGACTTCCTCTCCAAGGTCGCCTGATATCTTCACCGCCTTGTCACCGAACACAACAAGGAATATCTCTATATCATGCTCTTCAAGGAATCTGGTAAAAGAATCTACAGCTATCTCCATAGCAAGTCTTTGAGGGAATCTATAAGTACCAGTAGCAAGTAGAGGAAAAGCAATAGACTGGCACTTATGAGAAACAGCCAGTTGCAGCGACTTATCATAGCACTGCCTAAGAAGCTCAGCTTCACCGCTGCTTCCACCTTCCCACCAAAGGCCGCTTGCATGGATGATAAACTTTGCATCCATATTGAAAGCCGGAGTAATAGCTACTTCGCCAGGGTTAAGCCTTCCGATCTTCTGACGCTCTGCAAAAAGCTTATCTACTCCTGCTGCCTTATATATGGCAGAATCAACGCCATCACCAATAGCAACTTCTGGATTGGCTGTATTAACAATGGCATCTGCTTTTACTTTTGTAATATCATTCCTGATAATTTGAAATGGCATGTAATCCCCTCGTCAAAACCCTAATAAGGCAATCTGCTTAGCAGCTGTTCCCTGTCCTCTATAAAGCTCTGTGGTGCTGAGTTCTTTAAAATGCCTTATTACAGATTGCATCAGTAAATCTTCTCAACCTTTTCCGTAATCCCATACTGATGCATAAAATCAGCGATTTCTGCATCGCTTCTTACAAGCATCACTTCCTCAAAAGCCCCGGTATGAATATCCTGAAAACCGGCTACCATTTCACCATTACAAATACTCGCTCTGATAACCGGCTTTTTATTTTCCTTGTCATAGGTTAGCTTTTCAGGCTTCTTCTTGAAAAACATTCTACTCACCCCCCTATTTAAGCGTCACGGTACCTAATCAAAGCTTCTTGTAATTATCATATCTATCATTTTGAAAAAAACAATAAGTCTCCCTAATTCAACAATCTGTTAAGCAGCTGCTCCCTGTTCTCTATAAACATCTTTGTAACCTGATAACTATCGGTATCCTCATAATCTATAGGATGTATCTGCCCATCATCAAAGCTTAATATCTCTGCTCCAGGTATTCCAAGAAGAATAGGGGAATGTGTAACCATGATAAACTGAGAATCTTCCTTGGCACAATTAACTATCTCTAATAGCAGGGTCAGCTGTCTCTGCGGTGATAATGCAGCCTCCGGCTCGTCTAAAAGATAAAGCCCATGCCCTTTAAAATTCGTTTGAACCAGCTGTAAAAAGCTTTCACCATGTGAACGCTCATGGAAGTGCTGTGGAACTCCACCTAGTCTACTATATTCTTCCTCTGCTGATGCCACATTATAAAAACTCTCTGCTCTAAGGAAATATCCCCACCCCGGCTTATTGAATCCTCTGGATAGCCTTATTGCATCACATAACTCCGAATGAGAATCATAGGTTGAAAAACTATAGTTCCTGGTGCCACCCTCAGGGTTAAATCCATAATTTACTGCAATAGCTTCAAGCATAGTAGATTTACCACTGCCATTCTCACCCACAAATATAGTAATGTTTTTCCTAAAGGCAAGATAATCTAAATCCTTAATTGCATCTATCCTGCGCAGATAGCTATTTTCATCTATTTTGTCCCAATTAATGCTTACGCCCTGTATAGGCAAGCTACTACCTTCATCTAACAATTTATATCTCCATTATTTCAACATCACTGTAACATCATTACTTCCCAGCAAATCAGTTAATTCTTCCTGTGACATATCAATATGCCCCAGCCTTGTATATGCCCCGTAAAAAGCGGGCAGGTACCTAGTCCTTATCAAGTCAGCTCCGTATACTTCTTACTACTCCCATAGCTCTTCTCTACAGGATACTTAGCCGCATTCTTCTGAATCTTATCCATAATGGCATCTTCAATATTAACGCCCATCTTATCCGCCATAAGAATGCAGTAATTCATGATATCTGCCAGCTCTTCAGTCGCAGCCTTCTTATCATATTCCGGGCTCCACTGGAAACACTCCAGAAGCTCTGCTGCCTCTATTGAAATACTCTTAGCAAGATTCTCAGGAGTATGGAACTGATCCCAGTCCCTGTCCTTAGTGAATTTCAGTACCTCTTTCTTAACCTCTTCAAAATCCATAGCTGTCAAAACTCCTCCACGTATTTCATAAAATAGTTTCTAAGCTTCTCATCGCATACATACAGATAAGTCCCCCTGATTCCCCTTGTCATCAAAACATAGTATATATTTTTGATATACAGATCCAGTTCCTCATCCGAAGCCGACTGCTTTCCACGCTTGTCATAATAATTGGACCTATCTACATAGATCCTACCCTTTTCATCATCGTATTTAATATCATTCCCGAGAATTACAAAGGCGTAATTAAGGTCATATCCTGCACTTGTATGAATACATCCAACTTCATCAAGCGCTCCATCGCTATTAATCCAGTTATTAAGGCAATGATTCCACCTCTTTTTGACACCTTCGATTTCTATGTCATATGCAGTCTTGTCATTCTTGGTCTTCCACTCCCACGCATAGCCTGCAAGCATCCTGCAAAGTTCCATGTCTTTTTCTTTGACATAGAGCTCTTTATTAAAATCAGCAAAGTGTGTGAAAATCTTAAAATCGTAATCGTCAAATGTCTTCCTTGGAACATCAACATTATGAAGTATATCATTTACATAGTTGATATACTCCTCTCCGCCCTTGACACGCATCTGCATTCTCAAGAAATGTGTCAGATACGCAGTCATACGCCTTCTTCTTGAAAGCTCCATCTTCACTTTGTCCTGAAATACCTCGATAGTTGTACCCGATGGGCCTGATAACTGATCCGGATCAAAAAAGAAAACCGGAGTCTTAGAGATCTTAAGTATCCAGTCAAGCTCTGTTGCATCACTTGGGAGTCCAAGCTTTTTATTGTTATTATCATAAGCCTGATATCCAACGATACTACGCCTTACCTGAAGTTTCTGTGCTTCGTCTACAAAAAGGATATCCCACTCCCCAGCCTTTACCGCTTCTGATGCACCTATTACATCTTTGGCAGCAAGTCCTTCTATCTTTTTGAAAAGACTCTTAAGCGTAGCCCTAAGCGATGTCTGAGGAATAACAAGCCCCATCTTCTTTTCACGGAAAGGGAATCTATGAGTCTTCTCATCCTCATAATCCCTTAAATACTTCATCAGATAAACTGCGACAATTGTCTTACCAGTGCCTGGTCGACCCTCTACTACTATGGGTAGCTCCTTACCTTCTCTTATCTCTCTGATGATATTGTCAGCAAGGATCTTTTGATCTTTATTTAGTTCTTTAAAAGGAGAATATTTGTAGAACTCGCTGTTCTTGATGTATTCAAGCGTGTGCTCAGCAAGATTATAAGACCTTAATTTATTCCATAACGCTTCAAAGGTCTCGTCATATTCAGGCTTGCTGAAATAGTTCTTATTAGCAATACCATCATTTTTGTTGGTAATAGTATACTTACCATCAGCAGAAACAAATTGGATCAGCTTAGACTCATAATCGAAAGTTACAGACTGATTGAATCTGCCGGAATATATGAAATGAACTTTGTTAAATTCGCGCTTTTCCTTGTTGTTATAATGCTGCTTCATTCTCTCCGCAACATTAGTAGACTCGCCAATATAGACCTTATCTCCATTTTCCAGGATATAAAGCATCGGCCAGTTGCCAAGATAATCATCTTCTCCGTAGCTGTCGCTGGGGAATTTATGATTGGTTATGACATAGAGGTTTTCTTTGGTAGCTTCAGAATTGTTCATATAATTGCTCCAGTCTTAGATTTTCTGTAAAGCAACTATAATAAGTATACTACAATTTTTAGTAACGCTGTTGATTCATAAAACTCATGCTTCTCAGTTATTTGTGATATATCTTTACTGTTGCTAATACAAATAATCTCTTTCAAATCCATAAAAGGAGGTCAGTTACCTTTGCCGCCGATACCGCAATCAGAGTCATTCAAATACTTGCCTATTTTTTTCATAGAAATCTACATGTTTCAACAAGGAGAAAAGCAATGATTCCTCGATATGCTGTATCACACAACCGCAAACGTTTCCAAAAAACGTTCCGTAGAAACTGCAATATCTGACGATTCATCACTAAGAATACCATCGTCTGTAAGTATCTGAGTGTCCAGAACTGTCTTAATGGATACAGCCAAGCTCACGCACGATGCTATGCATTTCTTTGATTCATCTGAGTACTTGCTATAATCATCTCCTTCAGCACCAACTATATCTTCCATTTTGTATATAAATGGAAGAAAGTAGGAATCAAGTCTTGCCAAGAGATTATGAAACATATAAGTCCTGCGTCTTATCGCTTCGCACTGTTTAGAAGCAGTATCAAGCTGACCTGCAAGCTGTATGGCTTCAAGACGGTTGGTTTTAGCCTTATCCAGATTCTTCTTAGCTGCTGCACCAGCAACAAAGCCCATAACAAGAAGTGCCGGACCTGCAACAAGACCGCCAAGTACAACAGCACCACCCGCCATTCCCAGGCCCCCAGCAGCTAAAGATCCTCCGCCAAAGAAAGCTAAGGTAGCATTGGTTGCAGCAGCTCCGCTAAGGGATGCTATCGCAGTTCCAGTTGAAGCACATGCTAATGCCTGCGCAGCGCCATAAGCCCCAAATGCAGTCAAAGCACCTCCTGCTGCCCCGGCAACGCCGCCACCAGCAAGTGATACTGCAAAATTCACTAGTTGCTTAAGCTCTGTAAAGTTCTTCTCATCAAGCTTTATCTTACTTAACTCAAGCAAGCCCTCAGACTCTCTAAAGTCAACATTTTTTATCTTTGTAAAGGTATCCAGAAACTCTTTCATGCTATTATTCAGGATATATACCTTTTCAATTCCAAGTTGTTTTAGAGAATCTCCGCATGCAAAACGCTGACAATTAAGATAATCTGTCGACTCCTCAACAATCTGATTGGCCTTCTTGTTTATATCCTTGGCAGTATATGAATCCACCCCTGCCTTAATAGTCTTTCCAACTCCCAAGCTTCCTGCAACGGCTGCTATTCCTATAAATAGTATTGGTAATGGCATATACCTTCCTCCCTACAGAAGAATGAGCGCTTTTATGCTCTCGTAAATAACCTGCTCCCGTCTTTCAATTTCTTTTACTTGTGCATCAATCGTCAGATAAGGCCTGTTAGTGGATTTAATCCATTCCAGTTCTCTTTCAAGATCATTGACTGTAAGATAGCTGCTCTCCATTTCAAGAAAAACATCCTTGGCGATTTTTAACTTATTTACTATGTATATCATCAGCTTCTTCTCTAAATCATTATAAGAATTGTCACTATAGACAAGTGCAAGTAGATCCCACACCAGCATTTTCGAAGGAACATATCCTTTATCAAATACCTGCTTAGAAAGAAGTGCTTCTTCAACGCCGTTTTGTACAACCTCATAATAGTCCTCGCCATCACCTGCTTTATCAAGATTCTTCTTACAAGCCTTAACAATATAGTCCCTTCGATTTACAAAATCAGGATCCAACTCCTTTCCTATCAGGTTGAACTTCTCTGCTTCTCTTTCTTCTATTTCTCCATCAACTGTCATCATGTAATAAATGATCTTTGCAGCATTAAAAGGAGATATAGCTGAAAACGGCAGATCATCTATGCAATTTATCGTGGTATCTAACTTCTTTGCAATATCAAGATTATTAACATTTTTCTCCATGTGCACTTCCTCACTATGTTATAGGATAATTGAATCATCAGAATCCATCAGTTCATCAAATTCCTTTTGATCAGCAAACTGGATCTCCCGACCTAACACGCGCTGAATTACCACATTACCTTTTATAACAAGATCAGAATTACCTGTTTTAAATCCCTCATTCATATAATCAAAGCCAGTCAGGAATGCTTTAAGATCTTCAGCCAAATAGTCTGATACTCTCTTTTCCAATGCATCTCGATACATTCTTATCTGATCTATAACATCAATTGTTTTGGCTTCTGTAAGAATGAGCTTAAGGTGAATAAGCTCTGCCTCTTTCTTCTCGTTCGATATCTCTTTGACTATAGCAAGAGCAGCTCTGCCAGCACCGACATAGTTGTATCTTGTAACAAATGATCCAGCAAAAAGAACCCAGTTACCACATGATTCAATTCCGGCATGAAGCGCTGCATCTGCAGTGTCTGCAATGTTAAAAGTCATGCTTGCGATCATCATCATTCTATCTACCGATCTGTTTCCAAATGGAACGACTCTGTTCCATCTGATATTAGCTATTCCATTGTCAGCATATTCGGTTGCAAGATGATTAATAAAAAAGCCTAATCTTACAACAATCTCATTTAAGGCAACTGGTATTACCTGTTTTCCAAGATTCTTGTATATAGATAGCTCATGTCGTAGGTCAAGTTTCTGATGTTCATAAAGATCATTAACAAAAGCAGGCAGCCCCGAGTCTTTAAGAATTGGAAGTCCCGATATTTCATATAGCAAGGAAACAAATATACCAGGTATTCCCATTCCTCCACCGGCAGTATTCTTCGAACCACCCATATCACTAACAAGATGGCCAAACCAGTTATCTGCACACTTAGCAATCTCTATGATCAGAGGCGTTGATGCAACAACATGAACAATGCCATGAAGCGCTTTAGGAACTTCCTGATCTGTTTCTTCCTCATATGTTTTTTCTGCCAAAGAAACAAGCCAGTTAAGTATTCCTGTTATAATAGCAGGAGAAAGAATTTCAACAATATCACCTACGTCTGTCTTTGCTAAAACAAAATGCCACTTACCCTCTTTATTAACAAACGTTCCTATCCTTAGAAACTGAACTATTATAGCGGACATAAGTCCAAGCGGCGTAGGATGGTGTGCAAGATCAGCAAGATGGTGATTACTCGCAGAAACTCCTATACCAGCACCCTTCCATACATTATCCTGTGCAACCTTAAAAGCCTTCTCCAGATCAACGATTGCATCTTTTAATCTGTCATTTTTAAATCCTCTCGCCTTTGCATATTTTTGAATAAATTCATTGACCTGCTTATGATTTAATCCAATTCCTTCTGGAGTTATACTACACTGCCCCACAAACAATGCATCAATAATTCCTGAATAAATACCACTAATTACTGCAAATGCATAGTCTGTTCCATCTGCACGATTATTGTACTTTTCCAGCTTGTAATTAATCCTTTCCAGCTCTGTATCAAGATTTATTCCTTCAGGAAGTGGCACCTCATTACTGTTTGTATCAGCAGCTGAAACAGTTATTTTGGCAGCCACTATTTCCTTTTCTTCAATTTCTTCTTCTGGAATATTATATGAACCATCAAGAATCTTATAAAATTCTTCAGATTCAGCCCATGTATGACTTTCGTATACTCTGGTAGCAAGTCTTGGATGGCTATTCCACTGATCCAACATCTGCTGAAAAGCCTTAGCAGATTTGGTTTCATCAATAAAATCCTTGAGATCAAGCGCCTGCTTAACAAACTCATGTCTGTTGATATCATCTCCGTATCCATTAATCTTAAGAAGACTGTCAATTAAAGCCTCATCACCGCCATCACATAATACAGCTGCCCTGTCAGCAGACAATTCACTACATCTGTCCCAAAACAGCAATGCTCTTTCAAGATTTGGAGTAATCAGCTTTCTCACAGCAGGAAATAATCTAAGTGGGCTGTTATCTACCCCATTAACAAGATTTTCAGCCATCGAATGATATAGACTATGTTTACAAGCGATATGTCCACATTCATGGGCTATTATGCTTGATAGTTGCTGCGGATTAAGCTCATCAACTAGCTTTGATGTAACAATCACAAAAGGCTTTGTAGTTCCACCTGTATAGGCATTCATATCCCCACTTTTTATATAATAGAACTCGGGAATATCAATACCTAATTTATCGCATATAGGCGGAAGCAGCTTATATACTTTCGGCATCTGCTTATCACCAAGTCTTACAAGTTCAGACATATTTTGAATTTTAGCCATTATCTCTGTATAATTGGCTGAATACGCCTCACACAGCTTTACGAACCTTGGAAATTTACTTAGTGCATCAAATGCGCACTTATCTAAATGATGCCTGTATGTATCAGCACTATATGACATATTACCCCTCCGTATCAGAGTTTAAATCTATCTGACATCTTTAATAATGCATTTAGCTTCATTGACTGCAACGAATGTTAACGCAAGCAATAGACTTTTACTTTCATCGTTAAATCCAATCTGGTAGGCTGTCTTCGAAAAAAGATCCATTGGCTTTATCTTAAACTCTTTCTCTGACTCAAAGGAACTATCTCTAGCGTTTAGCCATACATCCCACAAATCTGAATGAACCTTTATTCTCTTACTTTTCCCAACTATAACAATCTCCACTGTTCCTACCTGCCGTTTTCCAATATATAAAATAAGATTCCGCGAATACTTCTTGTGAAATAAAAAGCCCGATTTATCAGGATTATCAAGTACCACGCTACCAATCACATTTTCATCATAATCATAAAATAATATTCCATTGAAATTATCTGGGCAGCTTGTAAAGAATTCTATCTTATTATCTGCAGTTGAGAACACATAAGTTTTCGTATCTTCATCATTCTCATGACAAATAGCTAATAAATGGTTTTTATATTTGCTAAAAAAGGAAGTCAATTTAAATCTTTTATTGATCTTCTCCTCCTTTTTTTCAGATTCTTCTTCCTTTTTTCGATCATGTTGATCTTTGGCTGCTATAATTGCGCTTGTTCCGAACAATACAAACGTATCTTTAGCAATTTTGACAGCTGCATCTCTTAGTATGCCCATACTCTAATTCCTCATTCGATAATATACGAGTGATGCCACAATTTTGTAATTATCAGATATGAAATATCCATGCAAAGTATTCAAAATAAAATAATACTTATGAAAACTTTTATTTACACTCAAAATGTCTTTTGTATTTATTTCTTATACTTCTTTTGCTGTAATCATATGAAATCCTCATTGTTTGTACATCAGAAAATCATGAGGTATTTTTCTTCGTCTTCTTTTATGGTCATGTTCTTCCTCGTAAGTTTATCTGTAAATGCAAAATGGAGGAGCTATCGCTCCTCCGTATATAATTATAGCATTTTTTAGTTAATTGCGTTGATTAATTTACACTTTATCATCATCTAATTACTCATTCTCATGGATTGCACCGCTTACAAGGATCATACCCAAGATTTACAAGCTCATCTCTCGTTCCTTCATAATACATTTTGTTCTTTTCCTTCATATCGCTGACACTGCTGCATGTAGGATAGTGGAATTTCTTAGTATTTGTATTAACAACGTAGCTATACTGCTGCGTGGTCTGGTCTGTAGTGCTTCTGGTTACATCTTCTTCTGTCACATCATTTGGTATAAGAACATATCCGTCTATAGCGCTGTTGCTGCCGTCTGCGTAATTGATATTAACTCCCGGCTGTACGTTGTAGCAGAATACGTTGAAGCAGATTCCCTGTCCTGAATCTTCTACGGAGTAGCTTTCAATCTGAACTCCTGTACACAGGAGGTTATTGCCTTCAAATACAGGTGTAACCCTGTACATTACGTGATTACCGGTTGATTCTATGTAATTCGCAACCATGTTTTCATATGGAAGCATACCATCAACGTTCATGTACCTTGTGCCTGTGACAAGGTTGTTCTCATTAGCATTCTCGCCTGTGAGCTGGTAGCCTATAAGATGGCATCTATTGTAGAGATATGGCGGATCTGAGTCAACGAGTCCTGGGTACTTGTTCTGATTCCAACCTGTAGGCTTTACAGTTCCGATTGATCCGCGGGGCTCTGTAGGCATGAGGTCCTGACCTATGCATGCTACAGCTGTTGTACATCTTCCAAGGCTATCAAGTGCTCCATACTGTTCGTATGATACTGTGGTGATATCGGATGCTGCGAAGGTTGGTATATTGCCGTTTAGGACTACTGATGCACTTCCTGTATAAGCCGGTATGTCGCTCTTGGCATGGGCTTTGGTAAGTGTTAATCCCGGCAGG encodes:
- a CDS encoding helix-turn-helix domain-containing protein; the protein is MYATDFAQVGANILDKIERKGMTQQSLADALGISKQVMNKIIKGSKAINVNELAKIASVIGTTTDELLTVSGEPVSADSMSFMGSVTDEETLEKIELMRSAIDEIHMLEELLHA
- a CDS encoding ADP-ribosylglycohydrolase family protein; this translates as MAVKGAVLGDILGSQYEFDRQLDLDWKNVPLISGLPMGFTDDTVMTLAIKKAIVEGLDLTDTMVRIGRRYPDCGYGGRGVLWRIRGIGC
- a CDS encoding vWA domain-containing protein; its protein translation is MSKGYTEIIYILDRSGSMGGLESDTIGGFNSMMEQQKKTGEKAVVSTVLFDDVCEVIHDRVPIEKVEKMTDKQYYVRGCTALLDAVGGAIHHIGNVHKYAREEDRPEKTIVVITTDGMENASCKYSRDKIEKMVKRQQKKYGWEFIFIGANIDAYAEAQKYGIRRDRAVNYVCDDIGTANVYAGVSKAVCSVMMADSLCEVEGCLDNSDWDEEINADYQRRGNGRKARR
- a CDS encoding macro domain-containing protein, whose translation is MPFQIIRNDITKVKADAIVNTANPEVAIGDGVDSAIYKAAGVDKLFAERQKIGRLNPGEVAITPAFNMDAKFIIHASGLWWEGGSSGEAELLRQCYDKSLQLAVSHKCQSIAFPLLATGTYRFPQRLAMEIAVDSFTRFLEEHDIEIFLVVFGDKAVKISGDLGEEVISFIDDDYVGSALSDEYRYEGLPEEFDDYSDRDLGSLDSEEADKDLDYSGEVFRASSVSARRGFSPRELDDSFDKKVKPLKSLDDVLKGIYKDSFEKHLQKMINKKGLKNSEVYAAANISKQYFSKLLKGQVKPSKEKVLALAVGLRLNMDETVDLLKLAGYALSPISQTDAVVEYFIEHEDYNVLKIDIVLFDYGLDPLSNG
- a CDS encoding aspartate dehydrogenase: MFFKKKPEKLTYDKENKKPVIRASICNGEMVAGFQDIHTGAFEEVMLVRSDAEIADFMHQYGITEKVEKIY
- a CDS encoding AAA family ATPase encodes the protein MLDEGSSLPIQGVSINWDKIDENSYLRRIDAIKDLDYLAFRKNITIFVGENGSGKSTMLEAIAVNYGFNPEGGTRNYSFSTYDSHSELCDAIRLSRGFNKPGWGYFLRAESFYNVASAEEEYSRLGGVPQHFHERSHGESFLQLVQTNFKGHGLYLLDEPEAALSPQRQLTLLLEIVNCAKEDSQFIMVTHSPILLGIPGAEILSFDDGQIHPIDYEDTDSYQVTKMFIENREQLLNRLLN
- a CDS encoding nucleotide pyrophosphohydrolase; its protein translation is MDFEEVKKEVLKFTKDRDWDQFHTPENLAKSISIEAAELLECFQWSPEYDKKAATEELADIMNYCILMADKMGVNIEDAIMDKIQKNAAKYPVEKSYGSSKKYTELT
- a CDS encoding DUF2075 domain-containing protein → MNNSEATKENLYVITNHKFPSDSYGEDDYLGNWPMLYILENGDKVYIGESTNVAERMKQHYNNKEKREFNKVHFIYSGRFNQSVTFDYESKLIQFVSADGKYTITNKNDGIANKNYFSKPEYDETFEALWNKLRSYNLAEHTLEYIKNSEFYKYSPFKELNKDQKILADNIIREIREGKELPIVVEGRPGTGKTIVAVYLMKYLRDYEDEKTHRFPFREKKMGLVIPQTSLRATLKSLFKKIEGLAAKDVIGASEAVKAGEWDILFVDEAQKLQVRRSIVGYQAYDNNNKKLGLPSDATELDWILKISKTPVFFFDPDQLSGPSGTTIEVFQDKVKMELSRRRRMTAYLTHFLRMQMRVKGGEEYINYVNDILHNVDVPRKTFDDYDFKIFTHFADFNKELYVKEKDMELCRMLAGYAWEWKTKNDKTAYDIEIEGVKKRWNHCLNNWINSDGALDEVGCIHTSAGYDLNYAFVILGNDIKYDDEKGRIYVDRSNYYDKRGKQSASDEELDLYIKNIYYVLMTRGIRGTYLYVCDEKLRNYFMKYVEEF
- a CDS encoding M48 family metallopeptidase, translating into MSYSADTYRHHLDKCAFDALSKFPRFVKLCEAYSANYTEIMAKIQNMSELVRLGDKQMPKVYKLLPPICDKLGIDIPEFYYIKSGDMNAYTGGTTKPFVIVTSKLVDELNPQQLSSIIAHECGHIACKHSLYHSMAENLVNGVDNSPLRLFPAVRKLITPNLERALLFWDRCSELSADRAAVLCDGGDEALIDSLLKINGYGDDINRHEFVKQALDLKDFIDETKSAKAFQQMLDQWNSHPRLATRVYESHTWAESEEFYKILDGSYNIPEEEIEEKEIVAAKITVSAADTNSNEVPLPEGINLDTELERINYKLEKYNNRADGTDYAFAVISGIYSGIIDALFVGQCSITPEGIGLNHKQVNEFIQKYAKARGFKNDRLKDAIVDLEKAFKVAQDNVWKGAGIGVSASNHHLADLAHHPTPLGLMSAIIVQFLRIGTFVNKEGKWHFVLAKTDVGDIVEILSPAIITGILNWLVSLAEKTYEEETDQEVPKALHGIVHVVASTPLIIEIAKCADNWFGHLVSDMGGSKNTAGGGMGIPGIFVSLLYEISGLPILKDSGLPAFVNDLYEHQKLDLRHELSIYKNLGKQVIPVALNEIVVRLGFFINHLATEYADNGIANIRWNRVVPFGNRSVDRMMMIASMTFNIADTADAALHAGIESCGNWVLFAGSFVTRYNYVGAGRAALAIVKEISNEKKEAELIHLKLILTEAKTIDVIDQIRMYRDALEKRVSDYLAEDLKAFLTGFDYMNEGFKTGNSDLVIKGNVVIQRVLGREIQFADQKEFDELMDSDDSIIL
- a CDS encoding DNA/RNA non-specific endonuclease, translated to MRIANFKINRILAMLIIIGLISSLPGLTLTKAHAKSDIPAYTGSASVVLNGNIPTFAASDITTVSYEQYGALDSLGRCTTAVACIGQDLMPTEPRGSIGTVKPTGWNQNKYPGLVDSDPPYLYNRCHLIGYQLTGENANENNLVTGTRYMNVDGMLPYENMVANYIESTGNHVMYRVTPVFEGNNLLCTGVQIESYSVEDSGQGICFNVFCYNVQPGVNINYADGSNSAIDGYVLIPNDVTEEDVTRSTTDQTTQQYSYVVNTNTKKFHYPTCSSVSDMKEKNKMYYEGTRDELVNLGYDPCKRCNP